In the Candidatus Methylomirabilota bacterium genome, CAGAAGCTCATTGCTCCCGCGGGCGCGCGGCCATCCCGAAGAGGAGGAGCGCCTGGGCCACGGCCTCCCGAGAGTCGGGAACGACCTCGCGGGCGGGGTCGTTGTCGCTCAGGATCCGGTGGACGCGCTTGACGACGTCCGCCACCGAGGTGGTCTTGCCCACGACCGGCTCGCGCTCGATCCTCCGCTGGAGCCCCTCGAGGGCGCGCAGGAAGGCGGGAGACGTCACCGCATCCGGCGTCTTGCCGTCGGCGACCAGGTACAGGGTGGCCGTCCCGCCCAGGTCCCGGCTCAGCTCGCGGTCCGCCACCCGGATCGCGCTCCCCGGCTTGAACCAGGCCACCATGTTGTTGTTGAGGCGGACCTTCGCGATCCCGATCGCGGCGATGGCCACGAGGACGACCCCGGCCACGACGACGGCGAGTCGTCCCGCCACGGAGGCCCGGCCGACGCGCCCGAGCCACGACGAGGCAGGCTCGGCCTCCCGGGGCGAGGCGACCCGACGACCGTCCCCCGCGAGGGCGAGGAGCGCCGGCACCAGCGTGAAGCTCATGAGGAGGATCACGAGGGTCCCGAACGCCACGAGGAGGCCGAAGATCCGCACCGGCACGATGGGCCCAATGGCCAGGGACGCGAAGCCCGCGATGGTGGTGAGGTCCGAGAAGAGCACGGGGGTGGCGACCGCGTCCATCGTCTGCCGGATCGCCTCCCGCCGGTCGCCGACCTCTCGGCGCCGGAAGCCGAACTCGTTGAAGATGTGCACCGTGTCGGTGGAGATGGCCATCAGGAAGACGGGGCTCATCGAGGCCATGATGTGGATCGGGAGGCCCAGCCCGATGAAGAGCCCCATCGCCCAGGTGATGGCCAGCATGGCCACGGCCATGTTGGCCGCCACCAGCCCCCAGCTCCGGAACATCAAGAAGAGCACCGCGCACATCACCATCCCGGCCAGCGGCGAGAAGAGCCCCATCTGGCGGAACATCTCGGCCCCGAAGGTGTCGCGAGCCACGGGATCGCCCGCGAGGAAGTAGCGCTCGGCCCCCTGGCCCTGGGCCGCCAGCGTCGTGATGCGCTCGGCGATCGCCTTGCCGTTCGCGGTCGTCTCGATCGGCACGTAGATGGCCGTGGCCTTCCCGTCGCGGGAGACCAGGCGATCGGCCAGCAGCCGGTTGCCCAGCACCCGCCGCTCGAGTCGCTCCGCCGCCTCCCGATCCCGGGGAATCTCGCCGAGGATCGGCTGGGCCTGCAGGACCCCGTCGGCGACCGCGACGTCGTTGACCGTTGGGAGGGCGATCACGTCCCGGGTGACGACCCCGGGGAGGCGGAGGATCTCGTCGGTGAGCCGGTGCAGGCGGGCC is a window encoding:
- a CDS encoding MMPL family transporter, translating into MSTRWQAVQRATVDWSAGHPWTVIALVLVVTVALGSQLPRIRTDTDPKNMLPVTSPVRRHNDQVEGWFGLHPDVIVVGIRSEGGIFVPETLARLHRLTDEILRLPGVVTRDVIALPTVNDVAVADGVLQAQPILGEIPRDREAAERLERRVLGNRLLADRLVSRDGKATAIYVPIETTANGKAIAERITTLAAQGQGAERYFLAGDPVARDTFGAEMFRQMGLFSPLAGMVMCAVLFLMFRSWGLVAANMAVAMLAITWAMGLFIGLGLPIHIMASMSPVFLMAISTDTVHIFNEFGFRRREVGDRREAIRQTMDAVATPVLFSDLTTIAGFASLAIGPIVPVRIFGLLVAFGTLVILLMSFTLVPALLALAGDGRRVASPREAEPASSWLGRVGRASVAGRLAVVVAGVVLVAIAAIGIAKVRLNNNMVAWFKPGSAIRVADRELSRDLGGTATLYLVADGKTPDAVTSPAFLRALEGLQRRIEREPVVGKTTSVADVVKRVHRILSDNDPAREVVPDSREAVAQALLLFGMAARPREQ